Genomic window (Chondrocystis sp. NIES-4102):
CAAAGTTAGTTTATTTAAAAGCCTGAAAACACCTAAACTATAGACGGCTTTGGAGCAAAACCCAGAAATAAAATAAGTAAATTCAAATAAATAATAATCATAATGAATAATTTATTACAAGGTTTAAACATCTATTTAATCGGTATGATGGGTTCAGGCAAAACAACGATCGCCCAAGCTTTAGCCCAAGAACTTAAATATCGATTTTTAGATACAGATCAAATTATAGAAGCGATCGCACGTAAACCAATTACCCAAATTTTTCAGACTGAGGGAGAGGCTTATTTTCGCCAATTAGAAACTAAAGTCCTAGCAGAATTATCTGTTTACACTCGTTCAGTAATTGCTACTGGAGGTGGTATTATTCAACAACAAATTAATTGGAGTTATTTAA
Coding sequences:
- the aroK gene encoding shikimate kinase — its product is MNNLLQGLNIYLIGMMGSGKTTIAQALAQELKYRFLDTDQIIEAIARKPITQIFQTEGEAYFRQLETKVLAELSVYTRSVIATGGGIIQQQINWSYLRHGLIIWLDVDLAILKKRLAQDETRPLADKLESLLAKRRPLYEQADLHLTITEEKTPEEVSAQIIKMIPSALKSQV